Part of the Geovibrio ferrireducens genome, GCTCCAAATAGCTGTCATCATAAACCACTCCTGAAACAAAACTTAATGAACTGGCGCTTTAAAAGCAACAAGCGTACCATATTCCTTGATAATCTTATTAATTTTTATCCGCAATAACCCTAAACACCTTATAAAAAAGAGATAGAAAAATTTAAATTTATAACAGACTATAATCTCGTTATAATTTTTGACAATATTGAAAAGCAGATTTGCGGCGGAAATTCGCCAGATAAAATTAATTGTAGACATTTAAATATTGATAATAAAGGAATATTTACCGAATAAGCAAAATGGCGGAAATTCGCCAGATAATACAAATAGAACAGAGCCATATCGATTCTGCATAAAATATTAACTTAAAAAGCAACAAATGAATATGTAATTAAGGCTTTGACCATTAAAACACGTCTTTTGTTCTATTTTAACCCTCGGTATTTTATAACGAGGTGTCTTTTACGTCTCATTTTTGTCTGTTATTTTACGCATGTGCAGATTTCCGCCACCTGAAACAAGGTTCCCGGAGCCCTGCACGGCTCCGGGATAGGTGATGCGGCATATTATTGCCGTTGATGCCTTATTTTGTTACTGCTTCTGTGAGAACCGCCCAGTCGGGAAGAACACCTATCTCAACACCGAATAACGGGATGATAAGCGCGTAAGTTATTGCCACTGTGATAACTATGCAGAGAATATTCAGCCCGAAGCCGCTTTTTGCCATCTGAGGAATCGTCACATAGCCTGAACCGAAAACAATTGCGTTAGGCGGTGTGGCAACAGGGAGCATGAAGGCGCATGAGGCTGCTATGGCAGCGGGAACAACCAGCAGAAGCGGGTTCTGACCGAGACCGATCGCAACAGCCGAAAGAATGGGCATAACCATAGCCGCAGTTGCTGTGTTTGACGTAAGCTCCGTAAGGAATATTATGAGCGTTGTTACGGCTATAATAAGCACAAGGATGGGCGCATGCTCAAGAAGACCGACCTGAAGACCTATCCAGTCCGCAAGCTGCGTTGTTTTAAAACCGTCAGAAAGACAGAGGCCGCCGCCGAAGAGTATAAGAACACCCCAGGGCATTTTAGCCGCCCAGTGCCAGTCCATTACAAATTCGTTTCTTTTAAGATTAATGGGTATAAGGAAGAGTATGCATCCGCCTACCATGCCGATTGCGGCATCCGTAACCATTTTGGGGTCGGGGAAAAGGAAGCTTAGCTGCGCTCTGAATATCCATGCAAGGGCTGTGAGCGAGAAGACAAGAAGAGTCCAGCGTTCACCAACGCTCATCCTGCCCATTTTTTTAAGCTCAGCCTCTATAAGGTCTTTGCCGCCGGGAACCTTCTTAAGTTTCATAGGGTTAGCAACTTTTATAAGCCACAGCCAGCAGAGAGGAAGAGTTACCAAAACAAGAGGTACGCCAACAGCAAGCCATTTGGCGAAGGTTATTTCATAACCGAATGATTTTGAGAGATAGCCCGCAAGAACAGTGTTGGGAGGCGTGCCTATCAGGGTTGCTATACCGCCTATTGATGCAGCGTAGGCAATACCGAGCATGAGGTTGAGACCGAAGGCGAATTTCTCCGGAGAGAAATCTATTATTTTATCAAGCCCTTCCCTTTTTCCTTCCTCAACAACGTGAGCAATGATGGCAAGGCCAATGGGCATCATCATAACTGCGGTTGCGGTGTTTGAAACGAAAGCGGAAATAATACCTGTCGCAACCATGAAGCCGAGTATCAGTCTGCTGGGCGAGAAACCCACGACCTTAACTATATTCATCGCGATTCTGCGGTGGAGGTTCCACTTCTGCATGGAGAGCGCGATTATGAAGCCGCCCATGAAAAGATATATAAGGTCATTTGCATACGGCGCTGTGGCCTTGCCCGTGGACATAAGCCCCATTATGGGGAAAAGAGGTATGGGCAGAAGGCTTGTTACAGGGATGGGAAGAGATTCGCACATCCACCATGTAGCCATAAGGAAAGTGATTGCCGCCATTTTCTGAGCTTCGGGGCTCATTCCGGCGGGTGTGGGTATAATAAGCATAAGGAAAAACAGTGCGGGTCCGAGAAACAGGCCGATTTTCTGTCTTAATGAGTATTCCCTCGGCTCCCCCTCTTCGATTCCGCCGGGGCCCGACTTGAGCCTGCGCGCGTGCTCCGCGGGGGCATCGGACATTTCGTCCGCGAGATCAACACTTTTTTCTTCCTTCTCGGTTGCAGACGAGAAGTGCGTGTTGACGAATTTTTTGAGCATTGCTTTGGGGCTGTACAGCACGAGAGCCTTGGTGTCATCGTGCATGTCCCAGAGTCTGTTCCAGAATGCTGCCATCATAAAAGCCACTCCTAAAATGAAAGTTATAAAACCTGTCATATTAAAAGCAACTCACATACCAGCTTCTGTATTTTTTCTGACAAAAAATATGAACACCCGCTAAAACCCCTTTGATTACAGGGTTCAATGAATTTTAAAGATACAGCGGGTTATAATTTCGTTATAGAATACGGACATATTATGGACGTAATAAAAGGCGGAAAACTGCCATCGGCTACAGCATCATATGTCATATATATATATATCAGCAAAAAGGATTCGGTTTTTTTGCACCCCCGTGGCAAATTTCCGCCTTTTAGGGGCAATAGAACACCCGCAGGAGAGTGTTGTAAAATCTGACACATATATATAGGTATAGCCTCACCATGAATATACATATAAATAACTATTTAATGGTCATTATGCTCAATTTTATATTTATCCAGTTTATAACGCAGTGTTCCCCTCGCAGTTCCAAGAAGCTTTGAGGCCTGCGCCACGTTGCCGTCGGTCATAGTCAGCGCCTTTCTTATTATGCTTTCCTCATACCGGGAAACAGCATCGTCCAGCACAAGCCCCTCCGCCGGAACCTCCACACCCGAAGGCGCTTCACGCCGCACCTTGCTCCCTCTGATCTCCTGCGGGAGAACATCCTCGGTTATCACCTCGGCATCTGTCATTATGCAGATCCGCTCCACAACGTTCTTAAGCTCACGCACGTTGCCCGGCCAGGGATACTCCATAAACAGGTTCAGGGCGGGGCGGGCTATGTCCTTAACCTTCTTTTTAAAATCCGTGCTGAATTTCTTTATGAAAAAGTCCAGAAGGTTCGGAATATCCTCCTTACGCTCCCTCAGGGCGGGCAGGCGGATAGGGAAGACATTCAGCCTGTAGTAGAGGTCTTCCCTGAACTGCTTTTCATCTATGGCTCTTTTAAGGTCTCTGTTGGTGGCTGCGATTATGCGCACATCTATATCTATGTTTCTGGTGTTGCCCAGTCTGCGGAATTTTCTGTCCTCAATCACACGGAGAAGCTTAACCTGAAGGCTCATGTCCATCTCACCTATCTCATCCAGAAAAAGGGTTCCGCCGGAAGCCTCTTCCAGAAGGCCTATCTTGCGTGTTTTCGCATCGGTGAAGGCTCCCTTCTCGTAGCCGAAAAGCTCTGACTCAAGCAGGTTGTATGGGAGAGAACCGCAGTTTATTTCCACAAACGGCTTTGCGCTGCGGGGAGAAAGGTTGTGAATGGCCTTTGCCACAAGCTCCTTGCCTGTGCCCGATTCCCCGGTGATGAGAACCGTGGCGGCCTCATGCTTTGCCACTTCCTGAATCTGGGAGTAGATCCGCTTCATCTCCTCGCTTGCGCCCACAATCTGCATGGCAGAGGCAAGAGCCTCACTCCCTCTTTTAAGATGGCGCACCTCTCTCCTCAGCTCCTGAGTTTCGAGGGCAAGACGGACAATAAGATGTATAGCATCCGCCTTGAAAGGTTTCTTTATATAGTCATAAGCGCCCATTTTGAGGGATTCCACGGCGCTTTCCACTGTTCCGTATCCGGTTATGATAATTACAAGAAGCTCAGGGTCTATGTCTTTCAGAGCCTTAAGAACGTCCAGCCCGCTTGTGGAGCCGAGGTTGAGATCAAGCAGAACAAGATCTATCTCCTCCTCAACGACTATATCAAGGGCATCCTCGCCGCTGTGCGTGATGAATACGGTGTACCCGTCAGCACTCAGAACTCTCTGGAGGTTTTCGCAGATGAAAACCTCGTCATCCACAATCAGTATCTTTTCCATATATCCATGCCTCTCCCGCCGCCTGCCGGGGCTGCGAAGTGCAGTTATATACAGCAGAGCGGGAAATTACGCCATATATATATTCTTTTACTTAAGATTTCCCTCAAAAGGAAAAAACAGTATGAATCTGCTCCCCGTACCCTGCCTGCTCTCCGCCTCAATCTTGCCGCCGTGCTCTGAGACTATGTTGTGAGTAATAGCAAGTCCCAGACCAGTACCCTCCGCCTTTGTGGTGTAGAAGGGTTCAAAGATATTGGGCAGATCTTCCGGGCTTATACCCATGCCGGTATCGCTGAATATAAGCTCTATGCCGCCTTCGGCGCGCTTGGCGGATATGCGCAGACTGCCGCCGTTCTTTATGGCATCCAGAGCATTTGTAAGTAGGTTCAGGAATGCCTGCTTAATTTTGTCAGGGTCAAGGCTTATCATGGGCAGTTCAGGCTCCACATCTGTTTCCAGAACAATCCTCTGTCTCTCACACTGCTTTTTAACAAAGAAGAGCGTGTCCGAAAGTATGTCTGCTATGTTTGCCATGCGCAGCTTGGGCGGAACAGCGGATGCAAAATTAAGAAGCCCGTCCACAAGCCCCTCAAGCCTTTCTATCTCTTTCAGTGAACGCTGTATAAGCTGTCTGTCAGCATCGTTTTTCAGGAGCCTGTCATGCAGGTCATCCAGCATGAGGCTTATCCCGGTGAGCGGGTTGCGTATCTCATGCGCCAGCCCGGCGGAGAGCCTGCCCATTGAGGCGAACCTGTCCATTCTGGCCATCTGTTTGCGCAGCCCCACTCTTTCGGTAAGATCCTCCACGGTGATTATGTTTCCGTCCGCATGCTCCATCACCATGGGCAGACCGGCTATCCTCAGGTGCATGTTCCGTCCGCCGTCCTCTGAGTCAATATAGCGGCTCCAGCGTTTTGTGCGCCCCTCTGACTGAAATTCCTTTATTACACTTATTACCTCCGGCTTATGCTCCAGCGCATCTTCCAGAAGTCCCCCCTCTGCCGTCTTTGCCAGCCGGAGAATCGTCATGGCGGGTTTGTTTATGAATGTTATGCGGTTGTCCTTATCAAGAGTGAGGATGCCTGTTTCTATATTTTCAAACACAGTGGTTTTGAAGTTCTGTTCAAGGATGACAGCCTCTCTGGATGCCTCAAGCTTCTGCATGGACTCCATAAGACTCACCCGCCTGTTCTCAAGCTCACGCGCCATGTCGTTGAATGATCTGGTGAGCTGAGCCACCTCATCGCCGCCGGAAACATCCACATTAGGCACTGCGCCGTCTCTGGTGACGCTTTTTATAGCCAGATTCAGCCTCTCTATGGGGTTGGTTATGCTCCATGAAAGCCTGTAAGCCACGGCCAGAACCGCCACCGCCATAATGGAAATAAATATGGCCATGCTGCTGACAAACTTATCAAGCTCGCCCCTGATCACATCGGAAATCTTCACAGCGGGCATATGAAACCGGCTTATCTCAGCGCCTATAGTCACCCCGCCGAACACTCCGTGCGCCGAGTACACCCCGGAGGAATAGCGTATGGGGGCGTAGGCCATAATCTTCCTTGAGCCGCCCACGTTGGTTACGTCCACCACCCCTTTGCCCCCTTTCAGTACATCCGCTGCGGCAGCAGGGTAGTTTTCATGTATGAAGCCGGTCTTAAACAGATTAAAAGGAATATCCCCTGCCTGAAGCCTCGCAGCGTTATACTCACCCCTTGTTCCCGTCAGCGTGCCGTCAGTATTGTAGCCGCGTATGTCCCACTGCTTAGGGTGAGTTATTATCCACCCTTCATCATCAAACATGAAAGAGTAGTCGGCACTTTCATAGGATGCCTTCCTGCTGCTGTCCTTTCCGTCCGGGGAGATGTGACGTGTAAACTCCATAAGGTGCATGTGATCCAAAGAAATAACAGCCACTCCCTTTAAGCTGCCGCTTTCATCATAAACTGCTCTGGCAAAACGGATAACTCCCTCATACGCGGTATCGGCCCCGTTTTTTTCAACTTCGTTTTTATGGATAAACCAGCCGCTTACCCTCGAAACGTAAACCTCTCCGTCCGGAAGCTCAAGGGTACGGGCAAAATAGTCTTCGGATTTGTACGTGGTTCCTCCGGGTGCGGCAACATTTCTGCGGTCATACGCGGGAACGCCGTCTATAAGCCTGATCATCTCCGTGCCGTCCGGGCTTATGAATGCAAGCTCGCTGTAAAGAGGAAGATCATGCAGCTTTTCACTGCCGTTGTCCCAGATACGGACCGTGCCTCTGTGCCTGTCGTAGAAGTCCCTGTACTCGGCTTCTTTCGGTTCCAGCAGCACAAAGCTGTTCAGGTCGTTCTCCACGCTTCTTAAAAAGATTGATACTGTGTCTGCGACTGTCTGCGCGCTGAGAACAAGGGAGCGTGTTGCCTGCGCCTCCAGTGCGGAGGAAGCGCTTTTGCGCAGATACTGCTCAACTGCGCTGAGGTTCCGTGCGGCATAAAAGCCCAGAACCCCCAGAGGAAACAGAGACAGTGCCAGAAAGGCTATAAGAACTTTTTTGTGAAGGCTGTAAAATTTCATGGATAACAGAATATAACTTACAAAAGGGAAAATAAACCCCAAAGAATTTTATTACTATATAAGGTACAAATGAAATGAACATAACTTTATGCCGATAGAATCTCCACTGACCTTAGTTTATAATACCGCATTTTCCAGGATAAATAAGGATAATACGGCAAATATCAGATAATAAAGATATTTATTTTTTGTAATAATTCTTACAATTTTCCCGATTTCATGTATAATGAATCATTCAGGAAATTTATTGATTGTTTTCCTAAAAACAAATGTAACGGCTACAGGAGTATTTTAATGACCAGAGTTATGCATGAGAAAATTGAATCAATCTACAAGCAGGTTATTGCGAGAAACCCCGGAGAGTCAGAGTTTCATCAGGCTGTGAAAGAGGTTCTGGACACACTGGGACCTGTGCTTGTGAAACACCCCGAATACGCAGAACAGAAAATCATCGAAAGAATATGCGAACCCGAACGCCAGATTATCTTCCGCGTTCCGTGGGTTGACGACAAAAACGAAGTGCAGATCAACCGCGGCTTCCGTGTTCAGTTCAACAGCGCCCTCGGACCCTACAAAGGCGGACTCAGGTTCCATGAATCAGTCTATCTCGGAATCATAAAATTCCTCGGCTTTGAGCAGATATTCAAAAATGCGCTCACAGGCCTGCCCATCGGCGGCGGCAAAGGCGGCTCCGACTTCGACCCCAAAGGCAAGTCAGATCACGAAATAATGCGCTTCTGCCAGAGCTTCATGACTGAGCTTCACCGTCACATCGGCGAATACACTGACGTACCCGCAGGGGATATAGGCGTGGGCGGCCGTGAGATAGGTTATCTCTTCGGTCAGTATAAAAGGCTCACCAACCGCTATGAATCAGGCGTTCTCACCGGAAAAGGGCTCTGCTACGGCGGCTCCAAGGTGCGCACTGAGGCCACAGGCTACGGCGCTGTCTTCTTTGTGGATGAAATGCTGAAAACCAAGAAAGAAAGCTTCGAAGGCAAAACCTGTGTCGTTTCCGGCTCAGGCAATGTTGCCATATACACAGTTGAAAAAATACACGAACTCGGCGGAAAGGTGGTTGCCCTTTCTGATTCCGGCGGCGTGATTTACCATGAAAAAGGCGTGGATCTTGAGCTTGTTCAGCAGCTTAAAGAAGTTGAAAGAAGAAGAATCAAAGACTACTGCACATACCACAAGGATGCGGTTTACCGTGAGAAAGGCAATATATGGGAGATACCCTGCCAGGTTGCCATGCCTTCGGCCACTCAGAATGAGCTCAACGGCAAGGATGCGCAGATACTGGTGAAAAACGGGCTTCTCGCCGTTGGCGAAGGGGCTAACATGCCCACCACTCCGGAAGGTGTCAAAGTGTTCATAGACGCAGGCATCCTCTACGGCCCCGGCAAAGCTGCCAACGCAGGCGGAGTTGCCACATCAGCCCTTGAAATGCAGCAGAACGCAAGCCGCGATTCATGGAATTTTGAGTATACGGAAGAGCGTCTCCGCAATATAATGAAGAATATCCACACGGATGTTATGACCGCTGCGGATGAATACGGCTCACCCGGAAACTATGTTACAGGCGCAAACATTGCGGGCTTCAAAAAAGTCGCAAACGCAATGCTCGCAATGGGTATCATATAACACAACAATCTGCGGGGAGGCCTTCTACGGGCTTCCCCGAACCTTTTAAAGGGAGCGGATGAACGCAAAGCAGGAAAGGGTTAAGACCGGCCTGAGCGGGCTGGATTCCGTTATAGACTGCCTCCGCATGGGGGACAATGTGGTGTGGAATGTTCCGTCCTTTGCGGAGTATGCGGCATTCGTGCGCCCTTTTGCACGTCAGGCCGTTGCAGACGGCAGAAAGCTCTGCTATATCCGCTTTGCAGACCACCCTCCACTGGTTGAGGATGATGAGGCGGAGGTTTTCAGCCTTGAGGCGGACACAGGCTTCGGCCAGTTCGCGGAGCATGCCCACCGCATAGTAAAGGATCAGGGCAAGGGTGTTTTTTACATCTTTGACTGCCTGTCATACCTGCTGTCATCATGGGCTTCTGACAACTCTGTCGCAAACTTCTTCCGCATAATCTGCCCTTTTCTTTACAAGCTTGACACCGTGGCATTCTTTGCTGTCTATAAAAACCATCATTCATCGGAAACCATCAACCGCATACGTGAAACCACGCAGGTTATGATGGAGATCTACAATGACGGAGCAAACCTTTATGCCCACCCGCAGAAGGTGTTTGAGCGCACCAGCCCCACTATGTTCCTGCCGCACAGGTTTGAGAGTGCGGAGAACTTCACCCCGGTAAAAAACAGCCTTGAGGCCACCAGCCTTTTCCGCACACTATGCACCGCCCCCGG contains:
- a CDS encoding SLC13 family permease is translated as MMAAFWNRLWDMHDDTKALVLYSPKAMLKKFVNTHFSSATEKEEKSVDLADEMSDAPAEHARRLKSGPGGIEEGEPREYSLRQKIGLFLGPALFFLMLIIPTPAGMSPEAQKMAAITFLMATWWMCESLPIPVTSLLPIPLFPIMGLMSTGKATAPYANDLIYLFMGGFIIALSMQKWNLHRRIAMNIVKVVGFSPSRLILGFMVATGIISAFVSNTATAVMMMPIGLAIIAHVVEEGKREGLDKIIDFSPEKFAFGLNLMLGIAYAASIGGIATLIGTPPNTVLAGYLSKSFGYEITFAKWLAVGVPLVLVTLPLCWLWLIKVANPMKLKKVPGGKDLIEAELKKMGRMSVGERWTLLVFSLTALAWIFRAQLSFLFPDPKMVTDAAIGMVGGCILFLIPINLKRNEFVMDWHWAAKMPWGVLILFGGGLCLSDGFKTTQLADWIGLQVGLLEHAPILVLIIAVTTLIIFLTELTSNTATAAMVMPILSAVAIGLGQNPLLLVVPAAIAASCAFMLPVATPPNAIVFGSGYVTIPQMAKSGFGLNILCIVITVAITYALIIPLFGVEIGVLPDWAVLTEAVTK
- a CDS encoding sigma-54-dependent transcriptional regulator; this translates as MEKILIVDDEVFICENLQRVLSADGYTVFITHSGEDALDIVVEEEIDLVLLDLNLGSTSGLDVLKALKDIDPELLVIIITGYGTVESAVESLKMGAYDYIKKPFKADAIHLIVRLALETQELRREVRHLKRGSEALASAMQIVGASEEMKRIYSQIQEVAKHEAATVLITGESGTGKELVAKAIHNLSPRSAKPFVEINCGSLPYNLLESELFGYEKGAFTDAKTRKIGLLEEASGGTLFLDEIGEMDMSLQVKLLRVIEDRKFRRLGNTRNIDIDVRIIAATNRDLKRAIDEKQFREDLYYRLNVFPIRLPALRERKEDIPNLLDFFIKKFSTDFKKKVKDIARPALNLFMEYPWPGNVRELKNVVERICIMTDAEVITEDVLPQEIRGSKVRREAPSGVEVPAEGLVLDDAVSRYEESIIRKALTMTDGNVAQASKLLGTARGTLRYKLDKYKIEHNDH
- a CDS encoding ATP-binding protein, translating into MKFYSLHKKVLIAFLALSLFPLGVLGFYAARNLSAVEQYLRKSASSALEAQATRSLVLSAQTVADTVSIFLRSVENDLNSFVLLEPKEAEYRDFYDRHRGTVRIWDNGSEKLHDLPLYSELAFISPDGTEMIRLIDGVPAYDRRNVAAPGGTTYKSEDYFARTLELPDGEVYVSRVSGWFIHKNEVEKNGADTAYEGVIRFARAVYDESGSLKGVAVISLDHMHLMEFTRHISPDGKDSSRKASYESADYSFMFDDEGWIITHPKQWDIRGYNTDGTLTGTRGEYNAARLQAGDIPFNLFKTGFIHENYPAAAADVLKGGKGVVDVTNVGGSRKIMAYAPIRYSSGVYSAHGVFGGVTIGAEISRFHMPAVKISDVIRGELDKFVSSMAIFISIMAVAVLAVAYRLSWSITNPIERLNLAIKSVTRDGAVPNVDVSGGDEVAQLTRSFNDMARELENRRVSLMESMQKLEASREAVILEQNFKTTVFENIETGILTLDKDNRITFINKPAMTILRLAKTAEGGLLEDALEHKPEVISVIKEFQSEGRTKRWSRYIDSEDGGRNMHLRIAGLPMVMEHADGNIITVEDLTERVGLRKQMARMDRFASMGRLSAGLAHEIRNPLTGISLMLDDLHDRLLKNDADRQLIQRSLKEIERLEGLVDGLLNFASAVPPKLRMANIADILSDTLFFVKKQCERQRIVLETDVEPELPMISLDPDKIKQAFLNLLTNALDAIKNGGSLRISAKRAEGGIELIFSDTGMGISPEDLPNIFEPFYTTKAEGTGLGLAITHNIVSEHGGKIEAESRQGTGSRFILFFPFEGNLK
- the gdhA gene encoding NADP-specific glutamate dehydrogenase; the encoded protein is MTRVMHEKIESIYKQVIARNPGESEFHQAVKEVLDTLGPVLVKHPEYAEQKIIERICEPERQIIFRVPWVDDKNEVQINRGFRVQFNSALGPYKGGLRFHESVYLGIIKFLGFEQIFKNALTGLPIGGGKGGSDFDPKGKSDHEIMRFCQSFMTELHRHIGEYTDVPAGDIGVGGREIGYLFGQYKRLTNRYESGVLTGKGLCYGGSKVRTEATGYGAVFFVDEMLKTKKESFEGKTCVVSGSGNVAIYTVEKIHELGGKVVALSDSGGVIYHEKGVDLELVQQLKEVERRRIKDYCTYHKDAVYREKGNIWEIPCQVAMPSATQNELNGKDAQILVKNGLLAVGEGANMPTTPEGVKVFIDAGILYGPGKAANAGGVATSALEMQQNASRDSWNFEYTEERLRNIMKNIHTDVMTAADEYGSPGNYVTGANIAGFKKVANAMLAMGII